A DNA window from Centropristis striata isolate RG_2023a ecotype Rhode Island chromosome 10, C.striata_1.0, whole genome shotgun sequence contains the following coding sequences:
- the LOC131978774 gene encoding LIM and senescent cell antigen-like-containing domain protein 1 isoform X3, with product MNSLRLKELSNSDLYRRRQERPDSDVSLSAGFSNMANALANAMCERCKSGFAPAEKIVNSNGELYHEQCFVCAQCFQQFPEGLFYEFEGRKYCEHDFQMLFAPCCHQCGEFIIGRVIKAMNNSWHPDCFCCDLCQAVLADVGFVKNAGRHLCRPCHNREKARGLGKYVCQKCHAIIEEQPLLFKNDPYHPDHFNCSNCGKELTADARELKGELYCLPCHDKMGVPICGACRRPIEGRVVNAMGKQWHVEHFVCAKCEKPFLGHRHYERKGLAYCETHYNQLFGDVCYHCNRVIEGDVVSALNKAWCVNCFACSTCNTKLTLKEKFVEVDLKPVCKPCYDRLPDDMKRRLAKRERDSKDKKKKLLIPMCL from the exons TAACATGGCCAACGCTCTGGCCAACGCCATGTGTGAGCGCTGTAAGAGCGGCTTCGCTCCGGCCGAGAAGATCGTCAACAGCAACGGGGAACTTTACCACGAGCAGTGCTTCGTGTGCGCCCAGTGCTTCCAGCAGTTCCCAGAGGGACTCTTCTACGAG TTTGAAGGCAGGAAGTATTGTGAACACGACTTCCAGATGCTGTTTGCTCCCTGCTGCCACCAGTGTG GTGAGTTCATCATCGGCCGTGTGATCAAAGCGATGAACAACAGCTGGCATCCAGACTGTTTCTGCTGTGATCTGTGTCAGGCCGTCCTCGCCGACGTCGGCTTCGTTAAGAACGCTGGAAG GCACCTGTGTCGTCCGTGTCACAACAGAGAGAAAGCTCGCGGCCTCGGGAAGTACGTCTGTCAGAAGTGTCACGCCATCATCGAGGAGCAGCCGCTGCTGTTCAAGAACGACCCGTACCACCCCGACCACTTCAACTGCAGCAACTGcgg gaaggAGCTAACAGCTGATGCCAGGGAGCTGAAGGGGGAGCTCTACTGTCTGCCCTGCCATGATAAGATGGGGGTCCCAATCTGTGGCGCCTGCAGGAGGCCCATCGAGGGCCGCGTGGTCAACGCCATGGGCAAGCAGTGGCACGTCGAG CATTTCGTGTGTGCTAAGTGTGAGAAACCGTTCCTGGGACACCGTCACTACGAGCGTAAAGGCCTGGCCTACTGTGAGACCCACTACAACCAG CTCTTTGGAGACGTTTGCTACCACTGCAACCGTGTCATTGAAGGAGATG TGGTCTCGGCTCTGAACAAGGCGTGGTGTGTCAACTGCTtcgcctgctccacctgcaacACCAAACTCACCCTGAA GGAGAAGTTTGTGGAGGTGGACCTGAAGCCGGTGTGTAAGCCGTGCTACGATCGGCTGCCAGACGACATGAAACGGCGGCTGGCGAAGCGAGAACGAGACTCcaaagacaagaagaagaagttacTGATCCCCATGTGTCTGTga
- the LOC131978774 gene encoding LIM and senescent cell antigen-like-containing domain protein 1 isoform X4 — protein sequence MLGLSEMTNGNMANALANAMCERCKSGFAPAEKIVNSNGELYHEQCFVCAQCFQQFPEGLFYEFEGRKYCEHDFQMLFAPCCHQCGEFIIGRVIKAMNNSWHPDCFCCDLCQAVLADVGFVKNAGRHLCRPCHNREKARGLGKYVCQKCHAIIEEQPLLFKNDPYHPDHFNCSNCGKELTADARELKGELYCLPCHDKMGVPICGACRRPIEGRVVNAMGKQWHVEHFVCAKCEKPFLGHRHYERKGLAYCETHYNQLFGDVCYHCNRVIEGDVVSALNKAWCVNCFACSTCNTKLTLKEKFVEVDLKPVCKPCYDRLPDDMKRRLAKRERDSKDKKKKLLIPMCL from the exons TAACATGGCCAACGCTCTGGCCAACGCCATGTGTGAGCGCTGTAAGAGCGGCTTCGCTCCGGCCGAGAAGATCGTCAACAGCAACGGGGAACTTTACCACGAGCAGTGCTTCGTGTGCGCCCAGTGCTTCCAGCAGTTCCCAGAGGGACTCTTCTACGAG TTTGAAGGCAGGAAGTATTGTGAACACGACTTCCAGATGCTGTTTGCTCCCTGCTGCCACCAGTGTG GTGAGTTCATCATCGGCCGTGTGATCAAAGCGATGAACAACAGCTGGCATCCAGACTGTTTCTGCTGTGATCTGTGTCAGGCCGTCCTCGCCGACGTCGGCTTCGTTAAGAACGCTGGAAG GCACCTGTGTCGTCCGTGTCACAACAGAGAGAAAGCTCGCGGCCTCGGGAAGTACGTCTGTCAGAAGTGTCACGCCATCATCGAGGAGCAGCCGCTGCTGTTCAAGAACGACCCGTACCACCCCGACCACTTCAACTGCAGCAACTGcgg gaaggAGCTAACAGCTGATGCCAGGGAGCTGAAGGGGGAGCTCTACTGTCTGCCCTGCCATGATAAGATGGGGGTCCCAATCTGTGGCGCCTGCAGGAGGCCCATCGAGGGCCGCGTGGTCAACGCCATGGGCAAGCAGTGGCACGTCGAG CATTTCGTGTGTGCTAAGTGTGAGAAACCGTTCCTGGGACACCGTCACTACGAGCGTAAAGGCCTGGCCTACTGTGAGACCCACTACAACCAG CTCTTTGGAGACGTTTGCTACCACTGCAACCGTGTCATTGAAGGAGATG TGGTCTCGGCTCTGAACAAGGCGTGGTGTGTCAACTGCTtcgcctgctccacctgcaacACCAAACTCACCCTGAA GGAGAAGTTTGTGGAGGTGGACCTGAAGCCGGTGTGTAAGCCGTGCTACGATCGGCTGCCAGACGACATGAAACGGCGGCTGGCGAAGCGAGAACGAGACTCcaaagacaagaagaagaagttacTGATCCCCATGTGTCTGTga
- the LOC131978774 gene encoding LIM and senescent cell antigen-like-containing domain protein 1 isoform X1, translating to MANALANAMCERCKSGFAPAEKIVNSNGELYHEQCFVCAQCFQQFPEGLFYEFEGRKYCEHDFQMLFAPCCHQCGEFIIGRVIKAMNNSWHPDCFCCDLCQAVLADVGFVKNAGRHLCRPCHNREKARGLGKYVCQKCHAIIEEQPLLFKNDPYHPDHFNCSNCGKELTADARELKGELYCLPCHDKMGVPICGACRRPIEGRVVNAMGKQWHVEHFVCAKCEKPFLGHRHYERKGLAYCETHYNQLFGDVCYHCNRVIEGDVVSALNKAWCVNCFACSTCNTKLTLKEKFVEVDLKPVCKPCYDRLPDDMKRRLAKRERDSKDKKKKLLIPMCL from the exons ATGGCCAACGCTCTGGCCAACGCCATGTGTGAGCGCTGTAAGAGCGGCTTCGCTCCGGCCGAGAAGATCGTCAACAGCAACGGGGAACTTTACCACGAGCAGTGCTTCGTGTGCGCCCAGTGCTTCCAGCAGTTCCCAGAGGGACTCTTCTACGAG TTTGAAGGCAGGAAGTATTGTGAACACGACTTCCAGATGCTGTTTGCTCCCTGCTGCCACCAGTGTG GTGAGTTCATCATCGGCCGTGTGATCAAAGCGATGAACAACAGCTGGCATCCAGACTGTTTCTGCTGTGATCTGTGTCAGGCCGTCCTCGCCGACGTCGGCTTCGTTAAGAACGCTGGAAG GCACCTGTGTCGTCCGTGTCACAACAGAGAGAAAGCTCGCGGCCTCGGGAAGTACGTCTGTCAGAAGTGTCACGCCATCATCGAGGAGCAGCCGCTGCTGTTCAAGAACGACCCGTACCACCCCGACCACTTCAACTGCAGCAACTGcgg gaaggAGCTAACAGCTGATGCCAGGGAGCTGAAGGGGGAGCTCTACTGTCTGCCCTGCCATGATAAGATGGGGGTCCCAATCTGTGGCGCCTGCAGGAGGCCCATCGAGGGCCGCGTGGTCAACGCCATGGGCAAGCAGTGGCACGTCGAG CATTTCGTGTGTGCTAAGTGTGAGAAACCGTTCCTGGGACACCGTCACTACGAGCGTAAAGGCCTGGCCTACTGTGAGACCCACTACAACCAG CTCTTTGGAGACGTTTGCTACCACTGCAACCGTGTCATTGAAGGAGATG TGGTCTCGGCTCTGAACAAGGCGTGGTGTGTCAACTGCTtcgcctgctccacctgcaacACCAAACTCACCCTGAA GGAGAAGTTTGTGGAGGTGGACCTGAAGCCGGTGTGTAAGCCGTGCTACGATCGGCTGCCAGACGACATGAAACGGCGGCTGGCGAAGCGAGAACGAGACTCcaaagacaagaagaagaagttacTGATCCCCATGTGTCTGTga
- the LOC131978774 gene encoding LIM and senescent cell antigen-like-containing domain protein 1 isoform X2 codes for MANALANAMCERCKSGFAPAEKIVNSNGELYHEQCFVCAQCFQQFPEGLFYEFEGRKYCEHDFQMLFAPCCHQCGEFIIGRVIKAMNNSWHPDCFCCDLCQAVLADVGFVKNAGRHLCRPCHNREKARGLGKYVCQKCHAIIEEQPLLFKNDPYHPDHFNCSNCGKELTADARELKGELYCLPCHDKMGVPICGACRRPIEGRVVNAMGKQWHVEHFVCAKCEKPFLGHRHYERKGLAYCETHYNQLFGDVCYHCNRVIEGDVVSALNKAWCVNCFACSTCNTKLTLKNKFVEFDMKPVCKKCYEKFPLELKKRLKKLSETVARK; via the exons ATGGCCAACGCTCTGGCCAACGCCATGTGTGAGCGCTGTAAGAGCGGCTTCGCTCCGGCCGAGAAGATCGTCAACAGCAACGGGGAACTTTACCACGAGCAGTGCTTCGTGTGCGCCCAGTGCTTCCAGCAGTTCCCAGAGGGACTCTTCTACGAG TTTGAAGGCAGGAAGTATTGTGAACACGACTTCCAGATGCTGTTTGCTCCCTGCTGCCACCAGTGTG GTGAGTTCATCATCGGCCGTGTGATCAAAGCGATGAACAACAGCTGGCATCCAGACTGTTTCTGCTGTGATCTGTGTCAGGCCGTCCTCGCCGACGTCGGCTTCGTTAAGAACGCTGGAAG GCACCTGTGTCGTCCGTGTCACAACAGAGAGAAAGCTCGCGGCCTCGGGAAGTACGTCTGTCAGAAGTGTCACGCCATCATCGAGGAGCAGCCGCTGCTGTTCAAGAACGACCCGTACCACCCCGACCACTTCAACTGCAGCAACTGcgg gaaggAGCTAACAGCTGATGCCAGGGAGCTGAAGGGGGAGCTCTACTGTCTGCCCTGCCATGATAAGATGGGGGTCCCAATCTGTGGCGCCTGCAGGAGGCCCATCGAGGGCCGCGTGGTCAACGCCATGGGCAAGCAGTGGCACGTCGAG CATTTCGTGTGTGCTAAGTGTGAGAAACCGTTCCTGGGACACCGTCACTACGAGCGTAAAGGCCTGGCCTACTGTGAGACCCACTACAACCAG CTCTTTGGAGACGTTTGCTACCACTGCAACCGTGTCATTGAAGGAGATG TGGTCTCGGCTCTGAACAAGGCGTGGTGTGTCAACTGCTtcgcctgctccacctgcaacACCAAACTCACCCTGAA GAACAAGTTTGTGGAGTTCGACATGAAGCCGGTTTGTAAGAAATGCTACGAGAAGTTTCCTCTGGAGCtgaagaagagactgaagaagCTGTCTGAGACCGTCGCACGCAAGTaa